In Bacteroidia bacterium, a genomic segment contains:
- the clpX gene encoding ATP-dependent Clp protease ATP-binding subunit ClpX, which translates to MRSESCSFCGRSKREVQILLAGYGGAHICENCVAHANTIIEEEFKEKPVTRITRVPKPSEITAHLDKYIIGQESAKKVLSVAVYNHYKRILHPGKDEDEVELEKSNVLLVGQTGTGKTLLARTIAKMLNVPFCIADATVLTEAGYVGEDVESVLVRLLQEADYDVEAAQKGIVYIDEIDKISRKSDNPSITRDVSGEGVQQALLKLLEGSIANVPPKGGRKHPEQNLVQIDTTNILFICGGAFEGIDRIISNRISVKTIGFDGASTKKLEEGTNIYRFIQPTDLRSFGLIPEIIGRLPVLSYLDPLDAKTLRRILTEPKNSIIRQYQKMFELEDKKLTFDEEVLETVVKRAVELKLGARGLRSILEAIMLDVMFDMPDSEETQYHISLDLATEKLSEANFLTYRAAG; encoded by the coding sequence ATGAGAAGTGAGAGTTGCTCCTTCTGTGGTAGATCCAAACGCGAAGTCCAGATTCTGCTGGCTGGATATGGCGGTGCCCATATTTGCGAAAACTGTGTGGCGCACGCGAATACGATCATAGAAGAAGAATTTAAAGAAAAACCCGTTACCCGCATCACCCGGGTTCCAAAGCCAAGCGAGATTACCGCCCATCTCGATAAGTATATCATTGGGCAGGAGTCAGCTAAAAAAGTGCTTTCGGTTGCCGTCTATAACCACTACAAACGCATTCTCCACCCCGGTAAGGATGAAGATGAAGTGGAACTCGAGAAAAGCAATGTGCTGCTCGTAGGTCAGACCGGTACCGGAAAAACACTGCTGGCAAGAACCATCGCCAAAATGCTGAATGTACCTTTCTGTATTGCCGATGCAACGGTGCTTACAGAAGCCGGGTACGTCGGTGAAGATGTCGAAAGTGTGCTGGTAAGGCTGCTCCAGGAAGCGGACTATGATGTAGAAGCTGCTCAAAAGGGCATCGTTTATATCGATGAGATTGATAAAATCTCCCGCAAATCGGACAACCCCTCGATCACCCGTGATGTGAGCGGAGAAGGTGTGCAACAGGCTTTGCTTAAGCTGTTGGAAGGTTCCATCGCCAATGTTCCACCAAAAGGTGGCCGAAAACACCCGGAACAAAACCTGGTTCAGATAGATACCACCAATATCCTGTTTATTTGCGGCGGTGCTTTTGAAGGGATCGACCGGATTATCTCCAACCGGATATCCGTAAAAACCATTGGTTTTGATGGCGCATCCACAAAGAAACTGGAAGAAGGAACCAATATCTACCGGTTTATTCAACCTACTGACCTTCGCTCTTTTGGGCTGATTCCGGAAATCATCGGACGTCTCCCTGTATTGAGCTATCTGGATCCGCTCGATGCCAAGACCCTCCGAAGAATCCTCACTGAGCCTAAAAACTCCATCATCCGGCAGTACCAGAAGATGTTCGAACTCGAAGATAAAAAACTTACCTTCGATGAAGAAGTTCTGGAAACTGTGGTGAAAAGGGCAGTAGAACTGAAACTTGGCGCCCGCGGTCTTCGCTCCATTCTGGAGGCGATTATGTTGGATGTGATGTTTGACATGCCAGACAGCGAAGAGACTCAGTATCATATTTCACTGGATCTCGCCACGGAGAAACTCTCAGAAGCAAACTTTTTGACTTACCGGGCGGCTGGTTAA
- a CDS encoding alpha-hydroxy-acid oxidizing protein, with the protein MPEKDYSSDQSAALNRQREIYLNGAAGFKPVIPVNTTLLESAAAKKMSREAFTYVAGGAGTGATVAANRSAFDTWRIVPRMLKDVSVRNTALSLLGEPLPFPLLLSPVGVLELAHPQADLAVAKAAAEVGIPFIFSSQASVAMEKSAAVMGNNPRWFQLYWSKSDDLVESFVRRAENAGCSAIVVTLDTTILGWRMDDLDLAYLPFLSGKGIAQYISDPVFRKLVTDSEAEPTPPRKITLSSLSLFMELTRSFPGKFMENLRSGIPLASVRKFISIYSRPSLTWENLHFLRQKTSLPIILKGILHPDDARMAVERGMDGIIVSNHGGRQVDGAISTIEALPGIVAAVGGKIPVLLDSGVRSGADMFKAIALGADAVCIGRPYVYGLALAGKEGVEAVIRNFWADFELTMGLAGCTTLEEIRNSTLVRVGG; encoded by the coding sequence ATGCCAGAAAAAGACTACTCCTCCGACCAATCTGCTGCGCTAAACCGCCAGCGGGAAATTTACCTCAATGGCGCAGCGGGTTTTAAACCCGTGATCCCGGTCAATACCACCCTGCTGGAATCTGCCGCCGCAAAAAAAATGAGCAGAGAAGCTTTTACCTATGTCGCTGGCGGTGCGGGTACGGGTGCTACTGTTGCTGCCAATCGCAGTGCTTTTGACACATGGCGGATTGTGCCCCGTATGCTCAAAGATGTGTCTGTGCGAAATACCGCACTTTCCTTATTGGGAGAACCGTTGCCGTTTCCGCTCCTTCTTTCACCGGTAGGTGTGCTGGAACTGGCTCACCCTCAGGCTGACCTGGCTGTGGCAAAAGCTGCGGCGGAAGTGGGCATTCCCTTTATTTTCAGCAGTCAGGCCTCTGTTGCCATGGAAAAATCTGCCGCTGTGATGGGAAATAACCCGCGCTGGTTTCAACTGTACTGGAGTAAATCCGATGACCTCGTGGAAAGTTTTGTTAGAAGAGCAGAAAATGCGGGGTGTAGTGCCATTGTCGTAACGCTCGATACCACGATCCTGGGTTGGCGAATGGATGACCTGGATCTGGCTTACCTGCCTTTTTTGAGCGGAAAAGGAATTGCCCAGTATATTTCTGATCCTGTGTTTCGAAAACTGGTGACGGATTCGGAGGCAGAACCCACCCCGCCCCGGAAAATTACCTTGTCTTCTCTTTCGCTTTTCATGGAGCTGACGCGCAGTTTCCCGGGAAAATTTATGGAAAATCTCCGTTCCGGAATCCCGCTGGCTTCTGTCAGAAAGTTTATCAGTATTTATTCCCGCCCGTCTCTCACCTGGGAAAACCTCCATTTTCTCCGCCAAAAAACCAGTCTGCCCATTATCCTCAAGGGAATTCTACACCCCGATGATGCACGTATGGCGGTGGAAAGGGGAATGGATGGAATCATTGTTTCCAACCACGGCGGCAGACAGGTTGATGGGGCCATCAGTACAATAGAAGCGCTTCCGGGTATTGTGGCAGCAGTCGGCGGTAAGATTCCTGTATTACTTGACAGCGGGGTACGAAGCGGTGCAGATATGTTTAAGGCCATCGCACTGGGCGCAGATGCCGTTTGCATCGGTCGCCCTTATGTTTATGGACTGGCGCTTGCAGGTAAGGAGGGAGTTGAAGCAGTGATTCGCAATTTTTGGGCAGATTTTGAGTTAACAATGGGACTGGCTGGTTGTACGACACTTGAAGAAATCCGCAATAGTACGCTTGTCAGAGTTGGGGGGTAA
- a CDS encoding SDR family oxidoreductase translates to MQKRIILTGSNGLLGQKIVPLLADRLNVSLMATSIGINRHPLREGYEYESVDLLDFDRWKEVFHDFRPTHIIHTAAITNVDQCEDNRTLCDSVNVGAVENLVNLCREYGTRMVHISTDFVFPGDAGPYKEKDATGPVNYYGQSKLLAEHLILESGIPYAILRTMLLYGITPGMSRTNIVLWAKKSLEEEMPIRVVNDQFRCPTLAEDLASASVTAVMRNAGGLYHVSGAEMMPMHELVYRVADFWKLDKSLITEVSSESLNQKAKRPPKTGFIILKAQTELAYNPHSFEQGLHLLDQQMKSL, encoded by the coding sequence ATGCAGAAACGTATTATTTTAACCGGAAGCAATGGCCTTCTGGGACAGAAGATTGTTCCTTTGCTCGCAGATCGTTTGAATGTAAGCCTGATGGCAACTTCAATTGGAATAAACCGCCATCCGCTCCGCGAAGGGTATGAGTATGAATCCGTTGATTTGCTGGATTTTGACCGATGGAAGGAAGTTTTTCATGATTTTCGCCCCACTCATATTATCCATACAGCTGCTATTACGAATGTGGATCAATGTGAAGACAATCGCACGTTGTGCGATTCGGTAAATGTCGGCGCTGTTGAAAATTTGGTAAATCTCTGCCGCGAATACGGCACACGGATGGTACACATTTCCACTGATTTTGTATTCCCGGGAGATGCAGGGCCTTATAAAGAAAAAGATGCAACCGGGCCGGTAAACTACTATGGGCAGTCCAAACTTCTGGCGGAGCATCTGATTCTGGAAAGTGGCATACCTTATGCCATTCTCCGCACCATGTTGTTGTATGGGATCACGCCGGGAATGTCGCGTACGAATATCGTCCTCTGGGCAAAAAAGTCTTTGGAAGAAGAAATGCCAATACGAGTTGTCAACGACCAGTTTCGTTGCCCTACGTTGGCTGAAGACCTGGCGTCGGCGAGCGTAACCGCTGTAATGCGAAATGCGGGGGGATTATACCATGTCTCCGGGGCGGAGATGATGCCTATGCATGAACTGGTGTATCGGGTGGCAGACTTCTGGAAGCTGGATAAATCGTTGATTACGGAGGTAAGCAGCGAATCACTCAACCAAAAGGCCAAAAGACCTCCCAAAACAGGGTTTATCATTCTAAAAGCTCAGACTGAGCTGGCTTACAACCCTCATTCATTTGAACAGGGACTTCACCTGCTGGATCAACAGATGAAGTCCCTGTAA
- a CDS encoding nuclear transport factor 2 family protein — MNLLTKSMFYLVIMAATLFLKPITTVAQSDAETQKLLVAQLKAFAEAYVNLPNSKNKANVLRYFSKDATSNIFVFNISGVSRVSNGDYNGFEAYLDNLLRTPGIMLSYDIGNQVDVEVNGTVATLVYRVNYETKIPDGIWVKGKELVTMALEKKGTEWKIVHYTFMQVEDEKLKGTCLCELFTAEGEDGEVVAKTTVPSGRSYTTKFDNLEFRTTGSDQMIKVQDNYFRRAGTGKLLMVKDGEEVEVGISNSKRETVLLVIQALYKDSCARLKTKN; from the coding sequence ATGAATCTGTTAACAAAATCTATGTTTTATCTGGTCATAATGGCTGCAACGCTTTTCCTCAAACCGATAACAACTGTAGCCCAATCAGATGCTGAAACACAGAAGCTGCTTGTAGCTCAGTTGAAAGCATTTGCTGAAGCCTATGTCAATTTGCCCAATTCTAAAAATAAGGCAAATGTCCTCAGGTATTTCAGCAAAGACGCCACTTCCAATATTTTTGTTTTTAATATCTCCGGTGTTTCTCGGGTATCAAATGGGGATTATAATGGCTTTGAAGCATATCTCGACAATCTGCTCCGCACACCGGGAATTATGCTCTCCTATGATATTGGAAATCAGGTGGACGTAGAGGTTAATGGTACCGTAGCAACACTGGTTTATCGTGTCAACTATGAAACAAAAATCCCCGACGGAATCTGGGTAAAAGGCAAAGAACTGGTAACTATGGCACTGGAAAAGAAAGGTACAGAATGGAAAATTGTTCACTATACCTTCATGCAGGTAGAAGATGAAAAACTTAAAGGTACCTGTCTGTGTGAACTCTTTACTGCTGAAGGTGAAGATGGCGAAGTCGTTGCAAAAACAACCGTCCCGAGTGGCCGTAGCTATACCACGAAGTTTGACAATCTGGAATTCCGCACCACTGGCTCTGATCAGATGATCAAAGTACAGGACAATTACTTCAGACGTGCTGGCACAGGTAAACTGTTGATGGTCAAAGACGGAGAAGAAGTTGAAGTTGGTATTTCAAACAGCAAACGTGAAACCGTTCTGCTTGTCATTCAGGCGCTCTATAAAGACAGCTGTGCCCGCCTGAAAACCAAAAACTAA
- a CDS encoding amidohydrolase — MKSYIMDQKHSSTHLVFILFFLNIFACGPKPESVTGERVDILITGATIITSDDVRPVIDEGFLAVRHGKIIDLGKMADLGQKYSGEKIIDATGQLVMPGLINTHTHAAMTLFRGLANDLPLQEWLEKHIWPAEARYVRGETVHTASLLAVAEMIQAGTTTFCDMYFFEEEVARAAKSSGMRAVVGEGILDFPTPDHPSPDKALAYTVELIRKWENDPLISVAIAPHSPYTCSETLLRKCRHFADSLDVRLMIHLSETRKEVSDMKTLRNQSPVEYLDQIGFLGPDVNAAHCVQVSEKDIAILASKGVGVSHNPQSNMKLASGVAPVPAMLKAGLAVGLGTDGVASNNDLNLWEEMNTTSLLQKVFLNDPTAMNPKAVIKMATIDGAKILGLDNKIGSLKAGKQADLIIVDLKEPHNQPQYDIFSLLVYSTDAADVETVIVDGKIVMENRQLLTIDEAEVLANFSRITSEIQKEMVE, encoded by the coding sequence ATGAAGTCTTACATTATGGATCAAAAGCATTCTTCTACCCACCTGGTTTTTATTTTATTCTTTCTCAATATTTTTGCGTGCGGCCCCAAACCTGAGTCGGTAACTGGCGAAAGGGTAGATATTCTGATTACAGGGGCCACAATCATTACTTCAGATGACGTTCGACCGGTCATCGACGAGGGGTTTCTGGCGGTTCGCCATGGGAAGATTATTGATTTAGGTAAAATGGCTGATCTGGGGCAAAAATATTCAGGCGAAAAAATTATCGATGCAACGGGGCAGTTAGTCATGCCGGGCCTGATCAATACCCATACCCATGCAGCCATGACTTTATTTCGGGGTCTGGCTAACGATCTTCCCCTTCAGGAATGGCTTGAAAAGCATATATGGCCGGCTGAAGCCCGGTATGTGCGTGGAGAAACTGTTCATACCGCCTCGTTGCTGGCTGTGGCAGAAATGATCCAGGCTGGTACTACCACCTTCTGTGATATGTACTTTTTTGAGGAGGAAGTCGCCCGTGCTGCCAAATCCTCAGGTATGCGTGCCGTAGTTGGAGAAGGTATTTTGGATTTCCCGACGCCAGACCATCCTTCCCCGGACAAGGCGCTTGCCTATACTGTGGAACTTATCAGAAAGTGGGAAAACGACCCGTTGATTTCGGTTGCGATTGCCCCTCATTCTCCTTATACCTGTTCGGAAACGCTGCTCCGTAAATGCAGGCATTTTGCAGACAGTCTGGATGTAAGACTTATGATCCACCTTTCTGAAACCCGTAAGGAAGTTTCAGATATGAAAACCCTCCGCAATCAGTCTCCTGTCGAATATCTGGATCAAATTGGCTTTCTGGGGCCTGATGTGAATGCCGCACATTGTGTGCAGGTCTCTGAAAAAGATATCGCTATTCTTGCATCCAAAGGAGTTGGGGTTTCCCATAATCCGCAAAGCAATATGAAACTTGCTTCGGGCGTGGCGCCGGTTCCTGCTATGTTAAAAGCCGGGTTGGCCGTTGGTCTCGGTACAGATGGCGTCGCCAGTAATAATGATCTCAATCTCTGGGAAGAGATGAATACAACCTCCCTTCTTCAAAAGGTTTTTTTGAATGACCCTACAGCCATGAATCCCAAAGCAGTCATTAAAATGGCGACGATTGATGGCGCAAAAATATTGGGGCTGGATAATAAAATTGGTTCTCTCAAAGCGGGTAAACAGGCGGATCTGATTATTGTCGATTTGAAAGAACCCCATAACCAGCCGCAATATGATATTTTTTCTCTGCTTGTATATAGTACAGATGCGGCAGATGTAGAAACCGTTATCGTTGACGGTAAAATCGTAATGGAAAACCGCCAACTACTTACAATAGATGAAGCCGAAGTGTTAGCCAACTTCAGCCGGATTACTTCTGAAATCCAAAAGGAAATGGTTGAATGA
- a CDS encoding ATP-binding protein — protein sequence MNRRFLISLFSLRFLLVFLIWQADLPAAYTQDQGAPYIRNYKSREYQASSTNYTVAQDSRGIMYFGNYRGILEYDGTSWRLIPVDNHTMVRSLAADDAGTIYAGALGEFGYLAPDSMGTLRYYSLKSRLENPEMSITDIISVVGLPSGAVFRSTDTGRLFFWENGHLRTSHHAVEAGVKSIFRLENKLLGISDQLGLVEWTGKEFRAMPGGQSMAAMSVMAMVPFADHKILVRTFQNGFFILSFVDGVVKLTPFRTEVDEVVSANLFTILIALEDGNFFIGTVKDGGLVIDSQGRLVRYLDETAGLQDNLVLGGFQDRDKSLWLALSRGISRVEIASPLSHWNEDNGLQGLVFSTVRHKGILYASTPLGVFYLKNGRFFPVENIDVESWKLITYPVNLPGGRADEKLLVATVKGVYEIRENRAIPIDPGIRLSNSYQSPWHPERLYNISGTAGVQIMEFSQGRWQPVRQIEGLTGRYKSMAEDHEGNLWLVDMLGQGALYRVEFPVKNDFSQSRIIPIDDTSNALPPVLKIYHLGDELVFSTSRGLYFFDEKTQQFYPDTRLQLNPEEGAVIRFQEDHEGNVWVERQAKPRRWLEVLHPQTDGSWLRDTSTLKGLSNTEIWGNIYPEPSGLTWIGTQEGLYVYDTGREMPEGNHFLPLIRQVSIAKDSVLYFGAFNSIVNKFRDSLKTRNPGLARIPLLNYKHNSIVFQYTSPWYQEESTILYSYQLKNWDSDWGGWTAETRKEYNSLPPGEYEFLVRAKNIYGDISSPAVYHFEISPPWYRTIWAFLGYACLVGILIYGTIKLNTRRLHIQNENLERLVFERTAEIWEQHKEIVKKTVALKRRKEEIAAQHDLLEEKNEALENTLTQLKETQSQLVESEKMASLGQLTAGIAHEINNPINFVKGNVSPLKKDFEEIKVIFRMIRNIDMKGDVEEQFAQMKAYCEEIDAEFLFEEMELLLGGIEEGAVRTKEIVDGLKIFARGDLNTFKHVDIHLGIDATLTLLSNKLKDRIRIERHYSDLPVVECMPGKLNQVFMNIFTNSIQAIEEKAGKNARDLPVEAGVIAITTELVEGCNPESGGCLRIRIKDDGPGMTPEVKSRIFDPFFTTKDVGEGTGLGLSITFGIIENHKGTIQVNSTPGEGTEFVIILPFKQQVVKI from the coding sequence ATGAACAGACGTTTTCTTATATCATTATTTTCGCTTCGGTTTTTGTTAGTATTCCTGATCTGGCAGGCAGATTTACCTGCGGCTTATACCCAGGATCAGGGCGCACCCTATATCCGCAATTATAAATCCAGAGAGTATCAGGCGAGTTCTACCAATTATACAGTTGCCCAGGATTCACGGGGGATCATGTATTTTGGCAATTATCGCGGAATCCTCGAATATGATGGTACTTCCTGGCGGCTGATTCCGGTTGACAATCATACCATGGTAAGATCTCTGGCAGCAGATGATGCTGGTACGATTTATGCCGGTGCGTTGGGCGAATTTGGTTATCTGGCGCCAGATTCGATGGGGACATTGCGATATTATTCCCTCAAAAGCCGTCTGGAAAATCCTGAAATGAGCATCACCGACATCATCAGCGTTGTGGGCCTGCCTTCCGGTGCTGTTTTTCGTTCGACGGATACCGGTCGGTTGTTTTTTTGGGAAAACGGACATCTTCGCACCAGCCATCACGCCGTGGAAGCAGGCGTGAAAAGCATATTCAGACTGGAGAATAAGTTGCTGGGAATTTCAGACCAGCTGGGTTTGGTAGAATGGACCGGGAAAGAATTTCGGGCCATGCCGGGTGGTCAGTCGATGGCTGCTATGTCGGTAATGGCGATGGTTCCATTTGCTGACCACAAGATTTTGGTCCGCACCTTTCAAAATGGTTTTTTCATTCTCTCCTTTGTAGATGGCGTGGTAAAGCTTACGCCGTTTCGTACAGAGGTCGATGAGGTTGTTTCTGCCAATTTGTTTACGATCCTGATTGCGCTTGAAGATGGAAATTTTTTTATAGGCACCGTCAAGGATGGCGGATTAGTGATTGATAGCCAAGGGCGGTTGGTGCGTTATCTCGACGAAACAGCCGGGCTTCAGGATAATCTCGTGTTGGGAGGGTTTCAGGACCGTGATAAGTCGCTGTGGCTGGCTCTTTCAAGGGGAATTTCACGGGTGGAAATTGCCAGCCCGCTATCCCATTGGAATGAAGACAACGGGCTGCAGGGTTTGGTTTTTTCTACTGTCAGACATAAAGGCATATTGTATGCATCTACGCCACTGGGGGTATTCTATCTGAAAAACGGGCGGTTTTTTCCGGTCGAAAATATCGACGTCGAATCATGGAAGCTGATCACCTATCCGGTAAATCTTCCGGGGGGGAGAGCAGACGAAAAGTTATTGGTAGCAACGGTAAAAGGTGTGTACGAAATCAGGGAAAACCGGGCAATCCCGATAGATCCGGGTATCAGGCTTTCCAACTCCTACCAATCTCCCTGGCATCCGGAGAGGCTTTATAATATATCTGGTACGGCAGGCGTACAAATCATGGAGTTTAGCCAGGGGCGCTGGCAGCCTGTGCGTCAGATTGAAGGGCTTACCGGCCGTTATAAAAGTATGGCGGAGGACCATGAAGGGAATCTCTGGCTGGTCGATATGCTGGGGCAGGGGGCATTGTACCGGGTAGAATTTCCTGTGAAAAACGATTTCTCCCAATCCCGGATTATTCCTATAGATGACACCTCCAATGCCCTTCCTCCCGTATTGAAAATTTACCATCTGGGGGATGAACTTGTATTTTCAACCTCCCGTGGATTATACTTTTTTGACGAGAAAACGCAGCAGTTTTATCCTGATACCCGGCTTCAACTCAACCCGGAAGAAGGGGCTGTGATCCGGTTTCAGGAGGATCACGAGGGCAATGTATGGGTAGAAAGACAAGCTAAGCCCCGCCGTTGGCTGGAAGTGCTTCATCCTCAGACGGATGGCAGCTGGTTGCGTGATACCTCAACGCTTAAGGGGCTTTCCAATACCGAGATTTGGGGAAATATTTATCCTGAACCATCCGGCCTCACATGGATCGGGACGCAGGAGGGATTGTATGTGTATGATACCGGCAGGGAAATGCCGGAAGGGAACCATTTCCTGCCGCTTATCCGACAGGTTTCTATTGCCAAAGACTCCGTTTTGTATTTTGGGGCATTTAATTCTATCGTCAATAAATTCAGAGATTCCTTAAAAACGCGAAACCCCGGACTGGCCCGGATCCCGTTGCTCAATTACAAACACAATTCTATTGTCTTTCAATATACAAGCCCCTGGTATCAGGAAGAATCTACCATCCTGTATAGTTATCAGCTCAAAAACTGGGACAGCGACTGGGGGGGATGGACTGCCGAAACGCGCAAAGAGTATAATTCCCTCCCTCCGGGTGAATACGAATTCCTCGTGCGTGCAAAAAATATTTACGGAGACATCAGCAGCCCGGCCGTCTATCATTTCGAAATCTCCCCGCCCTGGTATCGCACAATATGGGCCTTTTTAGGTTATGCCTGTCTGGTGGGAATTTTGATTTACGGCACAATAAAACTCAATACCCGGCGACTTCATATTCAGAATGAAAACCTTGAAAGGTTGGTATTTGAACGCACGGCTGAAATCTGGGAACAACATAAAGAAATCGTGAAAAAAACCGTGGCGCTCAAGCGTAGGAAAGAGGAAATTGCCGCTCAACATGATCTGTTGGAAGAAAAAAATGAGGCGCTCGAAAATACACTTACCCAACTCAAAGAAACCCAGTCGCAATTGGTCGAATCCGAAAAAATGGCCTCGCTTGGTCAGCTTACCGCCGGCATTGCCCATGAAATCAATAATCCAATCAATTTTGTCAAAGGCAATGTAAGCCCACTGAAAAAAGATTTTGAAGAAATTAAGGTGATTTTCAGGATGATCCGGAATATCGATATGAAAGGCGATGTAGAAGAACAGTTTGCCCAAATGAAAGCATACTGTGAAGAGATTGACGCAGAATTTTTGTTTGAAGAAATGGAATTGCTGCTCGGAGGTATCGAAGAAGGCGCCGTCAGAACCAAAGAGATTGTCGATGGGCTGAAAATATTTGCCAGGGGAGATCTCAACACCTTCAAACATGTGGACATTCACCTGGGAATAGATGCCACACTGACTTTGCTCAGTAATAAGTTGAAAGATCGGATACGTATAGAGCGACATTATTCAGATCTGCCTGTAGTAGAATGTATGCCTGGAAAATTGAACCAGGTATTTATGAATATTTTTACCAACTCTATCCAGGCAATAGAAGAAAAGGCGGGAAAAAATGCCCGGGATCTACCGGTGGAAGCAGGGGTAATTGCAATCACGACCGAACTGGTGGAAGGTTGTAATCCGGAATCGGGAGGCTGTCTTCGCATTCGTATCAAAGATGACGGGCCGGGGATGACACCTGAAGTAAAATCCCGTATTTTTGATCCGTTTTTTACCACAAAAGATGTGGGTGAAGGCACAGGGCTTGGGCTTTCGATTACTTTTGGCATTATCGAAAACCATAAAGGAACCATTCAGGTTAATAGTACTCCCGGAGAAGGAACAGAATTTGTGATAATTTTACCCTTTAAGCAGCAGGTGGTAAAGATATAA
- a CDS encoding histidine kinase codes for MEERKPTILYVDDEYQNLVSFKASFRRYYEVMTAQSGEEAIQLLRQQPVSLIISDQRMPQMTGVELFEKILPEFPDPIRMVMTGYSDLEAIVQAINKGKVYYYIPKPWKQQELKLIIDNALDAFRLKTENKGLHEEKQNLLLQAERQEKENILSRFETLKNQVNPHFLFNCLNALSSLVHDDPDLAEDFISKLTRVYRYVLDFRGENLVLLEDELNIIKNYFFLQQIRFGNNLRMYTQVSESLWSYLIPPMTIQMLVENSIKHNIISGEQPLTIELYTEEDRFFVVKNNYQKRTENVESTGVGVENLKARYAFFTDEKPSFGVENGYYYAKVPILRPSDPERVDG; via the coding sequence ATGGAAGAACGGAAACCTACAATTCTGTATGTCGATGATGAATACCAGAATCTGGTATCATTTAAAGCCTCTTTCAGGCGATATTATGAGGTGATGACTGCACAGAGTGGAGAGGAGGCGATTCAGTTGCTGCGCCAGCAACCGGTATCTCTGATTATCAGTGACCAGCGTATGCCGCAGATGACGGGCGTAGAGCTTTTTGAAAAGATTCTTCCCGAATTCCCTGATCCTATACGAATGGTGATGACTGGTTACAGCGATTTGGAGGCGATTGTACAGGCGATCAATAAAGGGAAAGTATATTATTATATCCCCAAACCCTGGAAGCAGCAGGAACTAAAACTTATCATAGACAATGCGCTCGATGCCTTCCGGCTGAAAACTGAAAACAAAGGTCTGCACGAAGAAAAACAAAACCTTCTGCTTCAGGCCGAACGCCAGGAGAAGGAAAATATCCTTTCACGATTTGAGACACTCAAAAATCAGGTAAACCCTCATTTCCTCTTTAACTGCCTCAATGCGCTTAGTTCGCTGGTCCACGATGATCCCGATCTGGCAGAAGATTTTATTTCCAAACTTACCCGTGTGTACCGGTATGTACTCGATTTTCGGGGTGAAAATCTCGTGTTGCTGGAAGATGAGTTAAATATTATCAAAAACTATTTTTTTCTACAGCAGATCCGCTTTGGAAATAACCTGAGGATGTACACTCAGGTGAGCGAATCTCTGTGGTCATACCTCATTCCTCCCATGACGATCCAGATGCTGGTGGAAAATTCGATCAAACACAATATCATCTCTGGTGAACAACCCCTGACTATCGAATTATATACAGAGGAAGATCGTTTTTTTGTGGTGAAAAATAACTATCAGAAAAGGACGGAAAATGTCGAGTCAACTGGTGTGGGAGTTGAAAATTTGAAAGCCCGGTATGCATTTTTTACAGACGAAAAACCTTCATTTGGCGTCGAAAATGGGTATTATTATGCAAAGGTGCCAATTCTTCGCCCTTCAGACCCGGAGAGAGTTGATGGTTGA